A single region of the Chelmon rostratus isolate fCheRos1 chromosome 5, fCheRos1.pri, whole genome shotgun sequence genome encodes:
- the LOC121606196 gene encoding glycerol-3-phosphate acyltransferase 4 isoform X2, which produces MSDIFYFARRGVESIMDDEVTKRFSAEELESWNLLTRSNNNFHYISLRLTVLWGLGLLIRYGFLLPLRVTLAFTGVGLLVFLTSVVGLLPNGRAKNFLSEKVHLMCYRICVRALTAIITYHDSENKPKNGGICVANHTSPIDVIILASDGCYAMVGQIHGGLMGVIQRSMVKACPHVWFERSEVKDRHLVAKRLSDHVEDKSKLPILIFPEGTCINNTSVMMFKKGSFEIGATVYPVAIKYDPRFGDAFWNSSKFGMVNYLLRMMSSWAIVCSVWYLPPMSREEGEDAVQFANRVKAAIARQGGLVDLLWDGGLKRGKVKDTFKEEQQKLYSKMLVGTQEDRSRS; this is translated from the exons ATGTCCGACATCTTCTATTTTGCTcggagaggagtggagagcaTCATGGATGATGAAGTGACCAAGAGGTTCTCTGCTGAGGAGTTGGAGTCCTGGAATCTGTTGACCCGCAGCAACAACAACTTCCACTACATCAGCCTGAGGCTGACCGTCCTATGGGGGCTGGGCCTGCTGATCCGCTACGGcttcctgctgcctctcag GGTAACACTTGCCTTCACTGGTGTGGGCCTCCTTGTGTTCCTCACCTCTGTTGTTGGACTTCTGCCAAACGGAAG GGCTAAAAACTTTCTGAGTGAGAAAGTCCATTTGATGTGCTACAGAATATGTGTCAGAGCTCTGACTGCCATTATAACCTACCATGACAG tgaaaataaacccaagaaTGGAGGAATCTGTGTCGCCAACCACACCTCGCCCATTGATGTCATCATCTTGGCCAGTGACGGCTGCTATGCTATG GTTGGCCAAATTCATGGTGGCTTGATGGGGGTCATCCAAAGATCCATGGTCAAGGCCTGCCCACATGTCTGGTTCGAACGCTCAGAAGTCAAAGACAGACATCTAGTGGCCAAAAG ATTGAGCGATCATGTAGAAGATAAATCTAAACTGCCCATTCTCATTTTCCCAGAAG GCACCTGCATCAACAACACATCAGTTATGATGTTTAAGAAGGGCAGTTTTGAGATTGGTGCCACAGTCTACCCTGTGGCCATTAAG TATGATCCCCGATTTGGAGACGCCTTCTGGAATAGCAGCAAGTTTGGAATGGTCAACTACCTGTTGCGTATGATGAGCAGCTGGGCCATCGTCTGCAGCGTGTGGTACCTTCCTCCCATGTCTAGAGAG GAGGGTGAGGATGCTGTACAGTTTGCCAATCGTGTGAAGGCAGCCATAGCCAGGCAAGGCGGACTGGTCGACCTCTTGTG GGATGGAGGATTGAAGCGAGGAAAGGTAAAAGATACCTTcaaagaagagcagcagaagcTGTACAGTAAAATGCTGGTGGGCACCCAAGAGGACCGCAGTCGCTCCTGA
- the LOC121606196 gene encoding glycerol-3-phosphate acyltransferase 4 isoform X1 produces MELFFNPFDNLVCILLGISFTVWFTLLLVFIIVPAIFGVSFGIRRLYMKTLLKIFEWATLRIERGAKEKNHPLYKPYSNAIIAKEPTSLEEEIKEIRRSGSNRDLDSSPEFEMSDIFYFARRGVESIMDDEVTKRFSAEELESWNLLTRSNNNFHYISLRLTVLWGLGLLIRYGFLLPLRVTLAFTGVGLLVFLTSVVGLLPNGRAKNFLSEKVHLMCYRICVRALTAIITYHDSENKPKNGGICVANHTSPIDVIILASDGCYAMVGQIHGGLMGVIQRSMVKACPHVWFERSEVKDRHLVAKRLSDHVEDKSKLPILIFPEGTCINNTSVMMFKKGSFEIGATVYPVAIKYDPRFGDAFWNSSKFGMVNYLLRMMSSWAIVCSVWYLPPMSREEGEDAVQFANRVKAAIARQGGLVDLLWDGGLKRGKVKDTFKEEQQKLYSKMLVGTQEDRSRS; encoded by the exons ATGGAGCTCTTCTTCAACCCTTTCGACAACTTGGTGTGCATCCTGCTGGGCATCTCCTTCACCGTGTGGTTCACCCTGCTGCTGGTCTTCATTATCGTACCTGCCATCTTTGGGGTGTCCTTCGGCATCCGACGTCTTTACATGAAAACCTTGTTAAAGATCTTTGAG TGGGCCACACTTAGGATAGAGAGAGGAGCCAAAGAAAAGAATCACCCCTTGTACAAACCCTACTCAAATG CTATCATTGCCAAGGAGCCCACCTCTTTGGAGGAGGAAATCAAGGAGATCCGGCGGAGCGGCAGCAACAGAGACTTGGACTCATCCCCTGAGTTTGAGATGTCCGACATCTTCTATTTTGCTcggagaggagtggagagcaTCATGGATGATGAAGTGACCAAGAGGTTCTCTGCTGAGGAGTTGGAGTCCTGGAATCTGTTGACCCGCAGCAACAACAACTTCCACTACATCAGCCTGAGGCTGACCGTCCTATGGGGGCTGGGCCTGCTGATCCGCTACGGcttcctgctgcctctcag GGTAACACTTGCCTTCACTGGTGTGGGCCTCCTTGTGTTCCTCACCTCTGTTGTTGGACTTCTGCCAAACGGAAG GGCTAAAAACTTTCTGAGTGAGAAAGTCCATTTGATGTGCTACAGAATATGTGTCAGAGCTCTGACTGCCATTATAACCTACCATGACAG tgaaaataaacccaagaaTGGAGGAATCTGTGTCGCCAACCACACCTCGCCCATTGATGTCATCATCTTGGCCAGTGACGGCTGCTATGCTATG GTTGGCCAAATTCATGGTGGCTTGATGGGGGTCATCCAAAGATCCATGGTCAAGGCCTGCCCACATGTCTGGTTCGAACGCTCAGAAGTCAAAGACAGACATCTAGTGGCCAAAAG ATTGAGCGATCATGTAGAAGATAAATCTAAACTGCCCATTCTCATTTTCCCAGAAG GCACCTGCATCAACAACACATCAGTTATGATGTTTAAGAAGGGCAGTTTTGAGATTGGTGCCACAGTCTACCCTGTGGCCATTAAG TATGATCCCCGATTTGGAGACGCCTTCTGGAATAGCAGCAAGTTTGGAATGGTCAACTACCTGTTGCGTATGATGAGCAGCTGGGCCATCGTCTGCAGCGTGTGGTACCTTCCTCCCATGTCTAGAGAG GAGGGTGAGGATGCTGTACAGTTTGCCAATCGTGTGAAGGCAGCCATAGCCAGGCAAGGCGGACTGGTCGACCTCTTGTG GGATGGAGGATTGAAGCGAGGAAAGGTAAAAGATACCTTcaaagaagagcagcagaagcTGTACAGTAAAATGCTGGTGGGCACCCAAGAGGACCGCAGTCGCTCCTGA